The nucleotide window ATTTTAGTGGCGCTTTTCATGCTCCGCGTGGTCAAGGAAGTTGGCGGAGGCGCGCTTTCCGAGCTCACGGACGCAAGCCCGCCGCGCGAAAAGCTCGAGGAATACGGGAAGGCAGTGCTCGGCGTAAAGGGCGTGAAATGCTTCCACCGCATGAGGGCGCGAAGCTCCGGCGGCGAGATAACGCTTGACTTGCATGTGCAGCTTGACCCAAAGACATCTCTCAAGCGCGCGCACGCAGTATGCGGAATAGTGAAATACGAACTGAAGAAAAAGTTCCCTGAAATAACCGAGGTGCTGGTGCATGCGGAGCCTTACGGCAAAAGCTCTGCGCGCGCGCCGAAATTCGGGAGCTGAGGATGCCCGCCCAGCTTTTCCGACCCACCACTTCTTAAAAATTAGCCCTGCCTAAGAAGCTGGCGGTACATATGCAGATACTCAAAATCCCCTCCGCCCGCGTCCCTGCGGTCCTTGGCGAATCTGGCGAGACCAAGGACTATCTTGAGCAGCGGATGAAGGTCACGCTCAACGTCGACTCCGACGGCTCGGTGGAGATAGGCGGGGAAAGCATCGACGAGTTCATCGCAAAAGACGTAATAAAGGCGATAGGCAGGGGCTTTGAGCCCGCAATCGCGCTCAAGCTCCTCTCGGACGACTTCGGCTTCAAGCTCATCGACCTTCGCGACTACGCGGATTCCCCGAAAGCGCAGCATCGCATACTCGGCAGGATAATCGGGGAAAAAGGCAGGACGAAGGAGATAATAAACGAGGAAATCGGCGCTTATCTTGCAATCCACGGGCACACCGTGGGCATAATCTCGAAACTGGACACGCTTGATTATGCGCTCACTGCGGTTTTCAAGCTCATCGAGGGCGCAAACCACGCTACGGTTTACGCCTACCTCGAAAAATGCCGCCGCAAGATGAACGAGGAGGAAGTGAAGCGGCTTTTTTAGGCTGCCGCAAAACCAGAGTGGTTCAATGGAAGGGGGAAAGGACGAAAAGACGACTTTTCGCATAGAGGCTTTCTCGGATGCGATTTTCGCATTCTCCATGACCCTTCTCGTTTTCAGCATAAAAACCCCCGATGTCCCCGACACGGCGGTTTCCGGCACCATAACCGCATGGATACTCACCCTCCTGCCAAAATTCCTCATATATGTCTTCACATTCGTCATGGTCGGCATCTACTGGATAGCGCACCACCGCACGTTCGAGCACATAATAAGGCATGACAGCCGGCTCATGTGGCTCAATCTCGCGTTTCTTCTCGTCATTTCGCTCCTTCCCTTCCCGACCGCCATACTCGGCGAGTACGGGGACAATTCCGAGGCTGTCGCCCTCTACGGCTTTTCCATGGGGCTTTCAGGCGCGCTCCTGATGGCGGTATGGGCTTATGCGACGGACGGAAAGAGGCTGGTCTCAAAAAGCATGCCCGATGAGGAAATAAGGGGCACCCGCGCGCGCGGGACTGCGACTGCGGGGATATTCCTGCTTTCCGCGCCCCTTGCATTCATCGACCCGACCCTTGCCATGCTTTCCTGGCTCTCCATACCTTTCCTGCAGGGCTTCATGGCGAAGAAAGGATAGCCTGCGCGCAATCGTGGCTAAAATCCACCCTCCGCGCGCGCTTTTCGCCCTTTTCTCCGGCGTAACAACCAAAACTCTTATTAAAGAGAACCCCGCAGCTTACAATCGCGACCAGAAGGAATCTGCAAAAAGTGATTCGCATGGCGACCACTACTGAAAAGATATTCACCGAGTTCAAGGAGCATTCCGTCGCGGAATTTTTCAAGAAGAACCAGCAGATGCTCGGCTTCTCAGGCAAGACCCGCTCGCTCACGACCATCGTCCACGAATACGTGACAAACTCCCTTGACGCATGCGAAGAGGCGGGGATATTGCCCGAAGTTACGGTGACCGTCACCGAGCTTGACAAGGAAAAGTACCGCGTGGTGTGCGAGGACAACGGGCCGGGCATCCCGGAAAGGCACCTTGGCAAGGCGCTCGGGCAGATGCTCGCAGGCACGAAATTCCACCGCTACGCGCAGCAGCGCGGGCAGCAGGGGATAGGCGCGTCCGGCTGCACAATGTACGCGCAGATAACGACCGGCAAGCCCGTGAAGGTGGTCTCGCGCTACGACAGGAAGAAAATAACCTGCGAAGTATCCATCGATCTCAAGTCGAACTCCGCGAACGTGGCGAACGTGGTGAAGGAGGAAGGGGATTTCGGTTGCGGCCTTTCGGTGGATGCCGAAGTCGCCGACGTGAAATACGACAAGAGCAGCTTCGGCGTATACGAGTATGTCCGCCGCACCGCGCTTGCAAACCCGCATCTCCAGATAATCCTGGTCGACCCTGAAAAGCAGAAGTCCGCATTCCCGCGCTCAAGCGACAAGATACCTGAAAAGCCCGTGATTGTCCAGCCCCATCCGCTCGGGCTTTCCACAAACGACCTTATCGATTTCGCGCACCGTGAAAAGGAATGCAGGCGGGTCTCCTCTTTCCTGCAGGAGCGCTTCGCGCGCGTGTCTGCGGCAAAGGTGGAGGAGCTCCGCACCCTCGCGCCCGATGTCGACCTGAACAAGAAGCCATCCGATCTGCAGTGGGCAGAAGCTGAAAAGCTCGTAAAAGCATTCGCGCAGGCAAAATGGATAGCGCCTGCGACCGACTCTGTGAAGCCGATTGGCAAGGGGCAGATTGAAAAATCGCTCCAGAACATACTCGCGCCGGAATTCGTGGTGGTCACCGAGCGCTCGCCCAAGATATTCAAGGGCGGAATCCCCTTCATGGTGGAGGCGGCAATCGCCTATGGCGGGGGTGCCGGGAGGAAGGCGGGCGACCTGTCCTCAAGCGAAGTGATACGCTACGCCAACCGCGCGCCTTTGCTTTTTGACAATTCCGGCTGCGCAATAACCGAGGCTGTGAAGGCGATAGACTGGAAGCGCTACAAGCTTCGGAACTTCGAGGAGGAGCCGTTGAGCATTTTCGTGAACATCTCAAGCGTCTATGTGCCCTACACATCAGCTGGCAAGCAGGCGATTTCAAACGACGATGAGATACTTCAGGAGATAAAGAACGCGATAATGGAGGCCGCGCGCGATTTGCAGCGCTACCTTTCAGGAAAGCACCGCGAGCGCGACAGGACCGAGCGGAAGAAGGCAATCCTGCGCTATGTGAACCAGCTTTCAAAGGACCTGCCCGAGCTTGCGGGCAAGGGCAAGCCCGCGGAAATCGAGAAGAAGCTCAACCACATGATTGAAACGAAGTACTCCGGGC belongs to Candidatus Micrarchaeia archaeon and includes:
- a CDS encoding cation transporter dimerization domain-containing protein — its product is ILVALFMLRVVKEVGGGALSELTDASPPREKLEEYGKAVLGVKGVKCFHRMRARSSGGEITLDLHVQLDPKTSLKRAHAVCGIVKYELKKKFPEITEVLVHAEPYGKSSARAPKFGS
- a CDS encoding TMEM175 family protein codes for the protein MEGGKDEKTTFRIEAFSDAIFAFSMTLLVFSIKTPDVPDTAVSGTITAWILTLLPKFLIYVFTFVMVGIYWIAHHRTFEHIIRHDSRLMWLNLAFLLVISLLPFPTAILGEYGDNSEAVALYGFSMGLSGALLMAVWAYATDGKRLVSKSMPDEEIRGTRARGTATAGIFLLSAPLAFIDPTLAMLSWLSIPFLQGFMAKKG
- a CDS encoding KH domain-containing protein — protein: MQILKIPSARVPAVLGESGETKDYLEQRMKVTLNVDSDGSVEIGGESIDEFIAKDVIKAIGRGFEPAIALKLLSDDFGFKLIDLRDYADSPKAQHRILGRIIGEKGRTKEIINEEIGAYLAIHGHTVGIISKLDTLDYALTAVFKLIEGANHATVYAYLEKCRRKMNEEEVKRLF
- the top6B gene encoding DNA topoisomerase VI subunit B, with protein sequence MATTTEKIFTEFKEHSVAEFFKKNQQMLGFSGKTRSLTTIVHEYVTNSLDACEEAGILPEVTVTVTELDKEKYRVVCEDNGPGIPERHLGKALGQMLAGTKFHRYAQQRGQQGIGASGCTMYAQITTGKPVKVVSRYDRKKITCEVSIDLKSNSANVANVVKEEGDFGCGLSVDAEVADVKYDKSSFGVYEYVRRTALANPHLQIILVDPEKQKSAFPRSSDKIPEKPVIVQPHPLGLSTNDLIDFAHREKECRRVSSFLQERFARVSAAKVEELRTLAPDVDLNKKPSDLQWAEAEKLVKAFAQAKWIAPATDSVKPIGKGQIEKSLQNILAPEFVVVTERSPKIFKGGIPFMVEAAIAYGGGAGRKAGDLSSSEVIRYANRAPLLFDNSGCAITEAVKAIDWKRYKLRNFEEEPLSIFVNISSVYVPYTSAGKQAISNDDEILQEIKNAIMEAARDLQRYLSGKHRERDRTERKKAILRYVNQLSKDLPELAGKGKPAEIEKKLNHMIETKYSGQIENGDDGEEAENGNGNGKIADEEEIDE